A single window of Microbispora hainanensis DNA harbors:
- a CDS encoding ester cyclase, which yields MYDVVDRMLDAMNAHDLQAVLRCYAPGAVVIGPEMEAGEPGEIGSYMLQMWEGFPDLHFTRWETITLADAVATEMTAAGTHTGPYLVVGGDLLAPTGRRISVRVSWFWHLEDGLILSQRCYYDQLEIYSQLGLRLPLCFADEDAGSGAPAERG from the coding sequence GTGTACGACGTCGTTGACCGGATGCTCGACGCGATGAACGCGCACGACCTGCAGGCGGTGTTGCGGTGCTATGCGCCGGGCGCGGTGGTGATCGGACCGGAGATGGAGGCGGGGGAGCCCGGGGAGATCGGGTCCTACATGCTGCAGATGTGGGAGGGCTTTCCCGACCTGCACTTCACCCGATGGGAGACGATCACACTCGCGGACGCGGTCGCGACGGAGATGACAGCGGCAGGCACGCACACCGGGCCCTATCTGGTCGTCGGGGGCGATCTTCTCGCCCCGACCGGCCGGCGCATCAGCGTACGCGTCTCCTGGTTCTGGCATCTGGAGGACGGCCTCATCCTGAGCCAGCGCTGCTACTACGACCAGCTCGAGATCTATTCGCAGCTCGGCCTGCGGCTGCCCCTGTGCTTCGCGGACGAGGACGCCGGAAGCGGCGCGCCCGCAGAACGCGGTTAG
- a CDS encoding GNAT family N-acetyltransferase: protein MDVTTWYLEQTSPADLRPGRTPAIPAQVVRAEVPSPEFSRFLYTAVGGDWQWTNRLPWTWKQWRDWLDRPGVETWVAWVRGTPAGYAELVAQDDATVEITNFGLLPYAIGQGLGGWLLGEATARAWDLAGRWPEREATRRVWVHTCSLDGPAALANYKARGFRIYDEKLNAPGDEDEGETPGPWPGAGPRD from the coding sequence ATGGACGTGACCACCTGGTATCTCGAACAGACCAGCCCCGCAGACCTGCGGCCGGGACGGACCCCCGCGATCCCCGCGCAGGTCGTCCGCGCCGAGGTCCCCAGCCCCGAGTTCAGCCGCTTCCTCTACACGGCCGTGGGCGGCGACTGGCAGTGGACCAACCGGCTGCCGTGGACCTGGAAGCAGTGGAGGGACTGGCTCGACCGGCCGGGCGTCGAGACCTGGGTGGCCTGGGTGCGCGGCACCCCCGCCGGGTACGCCGAGCTGGTGGCCCAGGACGACGCCACGGTCGAGATCACCAACTTCGGGCTCCTGCCGTACGCGATCGGGCAGGGCCTCGGCGGGTGGCTGCTGGGCGAGGCCACGGCCCGAGCCTGGGACCTCGCCGGGCGCTGGCCTGAGCGGGAGGCCACCCGGCGGGTGTGGGTGCACACCTGCTCCCTCGACGGGCCCGCGGCGCTGGCGAACTACAAGGCCCGGGGCTTCCGGATCTACGACGAGAAGCTGAACGCGCCCGGCGACGAGGACGAGGGCGAGACGCCCGGTCCCTGGCCCGGCGCCGGCCCCCGCGACTGA
- a CDS encoding DNA gyrase/topoisomerase IV subunit A — MARRTTTPPPDEDFEERIVDIDVSAEMRTSFLEYAYSVIYQRALPDARDGLKPVQRRILYSMSEMGLRPDRGHVKSSRVVGEVMGKLHPHGDSAIYDALVRLAQPFSMRLPLVDGHGNFGSPDDLPAAMRYTEARLAPAAMLMVQSIDEDTVDFKPNYDGQETEPSVMPSAFPNLLVNGASGIAVGMATNMAPHNLGEVIAAARYLIRKPDATLDELMRFVPGPDLPTGGTIIGLNGIRDAYETGRGTFKMRAKATIEQVTPRRKGIVVTELPFNVGPERVVTKIKELVNAKKLTGIADLKDLTDRHKGLRLVIEIKNGFNPEAVLEELYRLTPMEETFGINNVALVDGQPRTLGLRELLSVYVDHRLDVVRRRSLYRLRKREERLHLVDGLIIALLNIDQVIRVIRDSDDTAQARTRLMETFELSEIQANYILDTPLRRLTRYDKLELDREKEQLQADIAELNEILGSDDRLRKVVSSELAEVAKTYGTPRRTVLLESSEAARTAVVPLEVADDPCLVLLSSTGLLARTTDASPVSGEGDRTAHDVLVSVVRSTVRGEVGVVTSQGRMIRVSVLDLPALPPSANPPSLAGGHPVSEYVALEPDEKVVGLGSLDPDGPGLALGTSQGVVKRVVPEYPVNRDEFEVIGLRDGDVVVGAVELTSADHDLVFITSDAQLLRFPASVVRPQGRPAGGMAGVRLDGDAKVVFFGVVDPTREARVVTIAGSSTALPGTQMGAGKVSDYADFPPKGRATGGVRAQRFLKGEDVLLLAYAGPAPVKAVSSTGKPVPLPEELGRRDGSGVRLVHAIAAIGGALGADGGEEAAATEGGLATTGDTGGEEPSQ; from the coding sequence ATGGCCCGACGCACGACGACACCCCCGCCGGACGAGGACTTCGAGGAGCGGATCGTCGACATCGACGTCTCCGCGGAGATGCGGACGAGCTTCCTTGAGTACGCCTACTCGGTGATCTACCAGCGCGCGCTGCCCGACGCGCGCGACGGACTCAAGCCCGTCCAGCGCCGCATCCTCTACTCCATGAGCGAGATGGGCCTGCGGCCCGACCGCGGGCACGTCAAGTCCTCCCGCGTCGTCGGCGAGGTCATGGGCAAGCTCCACCCGCACGGCGACTCGGCCATCTACGACGCGCTCGTACGGCTCGCGCAGCCGTTCTCGATGCGCCTGCCGCTGGTCGACGGGCACGGCAACTTCGGCTCTCCCGACGACCTGCCCGCGGCGATGCGCTACACCGAGGCCCGCCTCGCGCCGGCCGCCATGCTCATGGTGCAGTCGATCGACGAGGACACCGTCGACTTCAAGCCCAACTACGACGGCCAGGAGACCGAGCCGTCGGTCATGCCGTCGGCGTTCCCCAACCTGCTCGTCAACGGCGCCTCCGGCATCGCGGTCGGCATGGCCACCAACATGGCCCCGCACAACCTCGGCGAGGTCATCGCCGCGGCCCGCTACCTGATCAGGAAGCCGGACGCGACGCTCGACGAGCTCATGCGCTTCGTCCCCGGCCCCGACCTGCCGACCGGCGGCACGATCATCGGCCTGAACGGCATCAGGGACGCGTACGAGACCGGCCGCGGCACCTTCAAGATGCGGGCCAAGGCGACGATCGAGCAGGTCACGCCGCGCCGCAAGGGCATCGTCGTCACCGAGCTGCCGTTCAACGTGGGCCCCGAGCGGGTCGTCACCAAGATCAAAGAGCTGGTGAACGCGAAGAAGCTCACCGGCATCGCCGACCTCAAGGACCTGACCGACCGCCACAAGGGCCTGCGCCTGGTCATCGAGATCAAGAACGGCTTCAACCCGGAGGCCGTGCTGGAGGAGCTCTATCGGCTGACGCCGATGGAGGAGACCTTCGGCATCAACAACGTCGCGCTCGTCGACGGCCAGCCGCGCACGCTCGGCCTGCGCGAGCTGCTGTCGGTCTACGTGGACCACCGGCTCGACGTCGTGCGCAGGCGGTCGCTCTATCGGCTGCGCAAGCGCGAGGAACGGCTCCACCTCGTCGACGGCCTGATCATCGCGCTGCTCAACATCGACCAGGTCATCCGGGTGATCCGCGACTCGGACGACACGGCCCAGGCCCGCACGCGCCTCATGGAGACCTTCGAGCTGAGCGAGATCCAGGCCAACTACATCCTCGACACCCCGCTGCGCCGCCTCACCCGCTACGACAAGCTGGAGCTCGACCGCGAGAAGGAGCAGCTCCAGGCCGACATCGCCGAGCTGAACGAGATCCTCGGCTCTGACGACCGGCTGCGCAAGGTCGTGTCGTCCGAGCTGGCCGAGGTGGCCAAGACGTACGGCACGCCGCGCCGCACGGTCCTGCTGGAGTCGTCGGAGGCGGCCAGGACCGCCGTCGTGCCGCTGGAGGTGGCCGACGATCCCTGCCTGGTGCTGCTGTCGTCCACCGGCCTGCTCGCCCGTACGACCGACGCCTCGCCCGTCTCCGGCGAGGGCGACCGGACGGCGCACGACGTGCTGGTCTCTGTGGTCCGCTCGACCGTGCGCGGCGAGGTGGGCGTGGTGACCTCCCAGGGCCGGATGATCCGGGTCTCGGTGCTCGACCTGCCCGCACTGCCGCCCTCGGCCAATCCGCCCTCGCTCGCCGGCGGCCATCCGGTGTCGGAGTACGTCGCCCTCGAACCGGACGAGAAGGTCGTCGGGCTGGGCTCGCTCGACCCGGACGGGCCGGGGCTCGCACTCGGCACCAGCCAGGGCGTGGTCAAGCGGGTCGTGCCCGAATATCCGGTCAACCGCGACGAGTTCGAGGTGATCGGGCTGCGGGACGGCGACGTGGTAGTCGGCGCCGTCGAGCTGACCTCCGCCGACCACGACCTGGTGTTCATCACCAGCGACGCGCAGCTCCTGCGCTTCCCCGCCTCCGTCGTACGGCCCCAGGGACGTCCCGCGGGCGGCATGGCGGGCGTACGCCTCGACGGCGACGCGAAGGTGGTCTTCTTCGGCGTGGTCGATCCCACGCGGGAGGCGCGTGTGGTGACGATCGCCGGCTCCTCCACCGCCCTGCCCGGCACGCAGATGGGCGCGGGCAAGGTCTCCGACTACGCCGACTTCCCGCCCAAGGGGCGGGCGACCGGTGGCGTGCGCGCCCAGCGCTTCCTGAAGGGCGAAGACGTCCTGCTGCTCGCCTACGCCGGCCCGGCACCGGTCAAGGCCGTCTCCTCGACCGGCAAGCCGGTGCCGCTGCCCGAGGAGCTCGGCCGCCGTGACGGCTCCGGGGTGCGCCTCGTGCACGCCATCGCCGCGATCGGCGGCGCGCTCGGCGCGGACGGCGGCGAGGAGGCCGCCGCGACGGAGGGCGGCCTGGCCACCACCGGCGACACCGGAGGCGAAGAGCCGTCCCAGTGA
- a CDS encoding GlxA family transcriptional regulator codes for MHTVAILALDHVVPFDLATPIEVFGRTRLPDGRSPYRVRVCGPAPEVESDAFTLRVPYGLDALAEADTVIVPGRSERAGPPPAEALEALRHAASRGTRLASICVGAFTLAAAGLLDGLRATTHWAAAPLLARRFPLVDVRPDVLYVDNGQVLTSAGAAAGLDLCLHMIRRDHGSAVAADAARLSVMPLEREGGQAQFIVHEHPPVPSGSVLEPVLAWIEDNLGHDLTLREMAARCGMSERTFSRRFRQQTGTTPLQWLLRARVRRAQYLLENTDHGIERIATQAGFGSPTAFRERFKRVVGTTPQAYRASFHSSSRESPAAT; via the coding sequence GTGCACACTGTGGCGATCTTGGCACTGGACCATGTCGTGCCGTTCGATCTGGCGACCCCCATCGAGGTGTTCGGGCGCACCCGCCTGCCGGACGGCCGGAGCCCCTATCGGGTGCGGGTGTGCGGGCCCGCCCCCGAAGTGGAGAGCGACGCGTTCACCCTGCGCGTGCCGTACGGCCTCGACGCGCTGGCCGAGGCCGACACGGTCATCGTCCCCGGCCGCTCCGAGCGGGCCGGGCCGCCTCCGGCCGAGGCGCTTGAGGCGCTGCGCCACGCCGCCTCGCGGGGCACCCGCCTCGCGTCGATCTGCGTCGGCGCGTTCACGCTCGCGGCGGCAGGGCTGCTGGACGGCCTGCGGGCGACCACGCACTGGGCGGCGGCGCCCCTGCTGGCCCGGCGGTTCCCGCTCGTGGACGTGCGGCCGGACGTGCTCTACGTCGACAACGGGCAGGTGCTCACCTCGGCGGGCGCGGCCGCCGGGCTCGACCTGTGCCTGCACATGATCCGGCGCGACCACGGCTCGGCCGTCGCGGCCGACGCGGCCCGCCTGTCGGTGATGCCGCTGGAGCGGGAGGGAGGCCAGGCCCAGTTCATCGTCCACGAGCACCCTCCGGTGCCCAGCGGCTCGGTGCTGGAGCCGGTGCTGGCGTGGATCGAGGACAACCTCGGCCACGACCTGACCCTGCGGGAGATGGCGGCCCGCTGCGGGATGAGCGAGCGGACGTTCAGCAGGCGCTTCCGGCAGCAGACCGGCACCACACCGCTGCAGTGGCTGCTGCGCGCCCGGGTCCGGCGGGCGCAGTATCTGCTGGAGAACACCGACCACGGCATCGAACGCATCGCCACGCAGGCAGGTTTCGGGTCGCCGACGGCGTTCAGGGAGCGGTTCAAGCGGGTCGTGGGGACCACGCCGCAGGCGTACCGCGCCTCGTTCCACTCCTCGTCCCGGGAGAGCCCCGCCGCCACCTGA
- a CDS encoding DUF3817 domain-containing protein, which yields MSRPHSALRAAAAVELGSLAVLLANLATLHLPPVSSLVGPLHGCAYLIVVVAAARDAECDPTGKVLAWLPGIGGLLVLRRLTRRDKAADSFG from the coding sequence ATGTCACGCCCTCATTCGGCGCTGCGCGCCGCCGCCGCCGTTGAGCTGGGGTCGCTGGCCGTCCTCCTGGCCAATCTGGCCACCCTGCACCTGCCGCCCGTCTCCTCGCTTGTCGGCCCCCTGCACGGCTGCGCGTACCTGATCGTCGTCGTGGCCGCCGCCCGTGACGCGGAGTGCGACCCGACCGGCAAGGTGCTGGCCTGGCTGCCGGGAATCGGCGGCCTTCTCGTCCTGCGGCGTCTCACGCGCCGGGACAAAGCCGCCGACTCCTTCGGTTAG
- a CDS encoding VOC family protein, with translation MSGVARVHSVVLDCPEPKALAGFYAGLLGWEVADEDEDWIMLAGDDQTRIAFQRVPEYVPPAWPSAEHPQQFHLDLSVDDIAEAEKQVLALGAVRHEHQPGEGHWTVFLDPAGHPFCLITG, from the coding sequence ATGAGCGGTGTCGCACGTGTGCACTCGGTCGTGCTCGACTGTCCGGAGCCGAAGGCGCTGGCCGGCTTCTACGCCGGGCTGCTCGGCTGGGAGGTCGCCGACGAGGACGAGGACTGGATCATGCTCGCCGGCGACGACCAGACCCGGATCGCCTTCCAGCGGGTTCCCGAGTACGTGCCCCCGGCCTGGCCGTCCGCCGAGCACCCGCAGCAGTTCCACCTCGATCTGAGCGTGGACGACATCGCCGAGGCGGAGAAGCAGGTGCTCGCCCTGGGGGCCGTCAGGCACGAGCACCAGCCGGGCGAGGGCCACTGGACGGTCTTCCTCGACCCGGCCGGGCATCCGTTCTGCCTGATCACCGGGTGA
- a CDS encoding beta-class carbonic anhydrase, whose translation MTGAFDDLLAANEKYASTFTHSGLSGRAARGLAVVTCMDSRIDPLGLLGLNAGDAKILRNAGARVTDDVLRTLVLAVYLLGVDRVLVMPHTDCRMSKSTDEDVHNLIAADYGVDTRSLDFQTVPDQRAALRHDITRITSSPYLPDDLAVGGAIYDVHTGRLQPVEF comes from the coding sequence ATGACCGGAGCTTTCGACGATCTACTGGCCGCCAACGAGAAGTACGCGAGCACGTTCACCCACTCCGGGCTCAGCGGCCGCGCGGCGCGTGGGCTGGCAGTGGTGACGTGCATGGACTCCCGAATCGACCCGCTCGGGCTGCTCGGCCTGAACGCGGGCGATGCCAAGATCCTGCGCAACGCGGGTGCGCGGGTGACCGACGACGTGCTGCGGACCCTGGTCCTCGCCGTCTATCTGCTCGGCGTCGACCGTGTGCTGGTGATGCCGCACACCGACTGCCGGATGTCCAAGTCGACCGACGAGGACGTGCACAACCTCATCGCCGCCGACTACGGCGTCGACACCCGCAGCCTCGACTTCCAGACCGTCCCCGACCAGCGGGCCGCGCTGCGGCACGACATCACCCGCATCACGTCCAGCCCCTACCTGCCCGACGACCTCGCCGTAGGCGGCGCGATCTACGACGTGCACACCGGACGGCTCCAGCCCGTCGAGTTCTGA
- a CDS encoding SPFH domain-containing protein: MPSRKSSASGGTSGRSFRRIAILVILALIVVGTPTLIGAFSGFERTSGGEVAVVRDGGPLDDNKVRQVIDPGSGVTWIGWWSQIHRYPAQQRFYTITSNSGEGEKSGVDVVNVPSSDGVNMGIEGTLYFGLNLDHETLKSFDDKFGTRKFRSTNGGTYYPWDGDEGWSAFLDQIIRPVIDNDLRTQINNFRCAELVSSCALVQNNSGTQQTGLPQQGNNANIAKIQNAVNTSLAEDLKATLGADFVTNIHFNLSRVTLPTEVQEAVNQAQAAFAKVTEAQAKVAQARAEAEANKARQDGYNRCPTCAEIEKLKALPQGITVYAPGNTGGVALPTK; encoded by the coding sequence ATGCCCAGCCGCAAATCCTCCGCCTCCGGCGGAACGTCAGGCCGATCCTTCCGTCGCATCGCCATCCTGGTGATCCTCGCGCTCATCGTCGTCGGGACGCCGACCCTGATCGGTGCCTTCAGCGGGTTCGAGCGCACCAGCGGCGGCGAGGTGGCGGTCGTCCGCGACGGCGGCCCGCTCGACGACAACAAGGTCCGCCAGGTCATCGACCCCGGTTCCGGAGTCACCTGGATCGGCTGGTGGTCCCAGATCCACCGCTATCCGGCGCAGCAGCGGTTCTACACGATCACCTCGAACTCCGGCGAGGGCGAGAAGTCCGGCGTCGACGTGGTCAACGTGCCGAGCAGCGACGGCGTCAACATGGGCATCGAGGGCACGCTCTACTTCGGGCTCAACCTCGACCACGAGACGCTGAAGTCGTTCGACGACAAGTTCGGCACGCGCAAGTTCCGCAGCACCAACGGCGGGACCTACTACCCCTGGGACGGCGACGAGGGCTGGTCGGCCTTCCTCGACCAGATCATCCGTCCCGTGATCGACAACGACCTGCGCACCCAGATCAACAACTTCCGCTGCGCCGAGCTGGTCTCCTCCTGCGCGCTCGTGCAGAACAACAGCGGCACCCAGCAGACCGGCCTGCCGCAGCAGGGCAACAACGCGAACATCGCCAAGATCCAGAACGCGGTGAACACGAGCCTGGCGGAGGACCTCAAGGCGACTCTCGGCGCCGACTTCGTGACCAACATCCACTTCAACCTCTCGCGGGTGACCCTGCCCACCGAGGTCCAGGAGGCGGTCAACCAGGCGCAGGCCGCGTTCGCGAAGGTCACCGAGGCGCAGGCGAAGGTCGCCCAGGCGCGCGCCGAGGCCGAGGCCAACAAGGCCCGCCAGGACGGCTACAACAGGTGCCCCACGTGTGCGGAGATCGAGAAGCTGAAGGCCCTGCCCCAGGGCATCACGGTGTACGCGCCGGGCAATACTGGAGGCGTCGCCCTGCCCACCAAGTAG
- a CDS encoding beta-class carbonic anhydrase: MSVTDELLANAERYAAAFDKGHLPLPPARGVAVLACMDARLNVYGLLGLSEGDAHVIRNAGGVVTADERRSLAISQRLLGTREIILIHHTDCGMLTFTDDDFRRGIEAETGIKPDWAAEAFSDLDADVIQSINRITADPFIPHKDSVRGFVYEVETGRLREVKP; encoded by the coding sequence ATGAGCGTCACCGACGAGCTCCTCGCCAACGCCGAGCGATACGCCGCGGCCTTCGACAAGGGACACCTGCCGCTGCCCCCGGCACGCGGGGTGGCCGTCCTCGCCTGCATGGACGCCCGGCTGAACGTGTACGGCCTGCTCGGGCTCAGCGAGGGCGACGCCCACGTCATCCGCAACGCCGGCGGCGTGGTGACCGCGGACGAGCGGCGCAGCCTCGCCATCAGCCAGCGCCTGCTCGGCACGCGGGAGATCATTCTCATCCACCACACAGACTGCGGAATGCTGACCTTCACCGACGACGACTTCCGCCGGGGCATCGAGGCCGAGACCGGGATCAAGCCCGACTGGGCCGCCGAGGCGTTCTCCGACCTCGACGCGGACGTCATCCAGTCGATCAACAGGATCACGGCCGACCCGTTCATCCCGCACAAGGACTCGGTGCGGGGGTTCGTCTACGAGGTCGAGACCGGACGCCTGCGCGAGGTCAAGCCCTGA
- a CDS encoding DNA gyrase/topoisomerase IV subunit B has protein sequence MTAVRAETGYTARHLSVLEGLEAVRKRPGMYIGSTDTRGLMHCLWEIVDNSVDEALGGYCTRIEVELHPDGSIEVRDNGRGIPVDIEPKSGLAGVELVYTKLHAGGKFGGGSYGASGGLHGVGASVVNALSSRVDVEVDRDGKVHQISFRRGVPGVFDGDGPTAKFRKKSGLRDGGPAPRHATGTRVRFWADRQIFLPEAEVSLDEIHVRLRQTAFLVPGLTLVVRDARGEEPAEETFRFDGGISEFTEFLSRDEAVCDVLRLQGEGHFHETVPVLDEQGHMTPTEVERELTVDVAVRWGKGYETTVRSFVNVIATPKGGTHVAGFERALVRTINEQLRETRLLKNGDEPVTKEDILEGLTAVVTVRVPEPQFEGQTKEVLGTSAASRIVAHVVTRELKALFANPKRGQKQQLRAVLEKVVAAAKARIAAREHRDNQRRKSALENSALPAKLVDCRSDDVDRSELFIVEGDSALGTAKLARDSEFQALLPIRGKILNVQKASVADMLKNAECAAIIQVVGAGSGRSFDIESARYGKIILMADADVDGAHIRCLLLTLFHRYMKPMVEAGRVFAAVPPLHRIEVTNPGRGQDKYIYTYSDAELHKVLRDLERRGKRWKDPVQRYKGLGEMDADQLAETTMDPRHRVLRRVRIEDVEDAERIFNLLMGSDVGPRREFIIGSAAEVDRDHIDA, from the coding sequence GTGACTGCGGTTCGCGCGGAGACGGGGTACACCGCCCGTCATCTCTCTGTGCTGGAAGGCCTGGAGGCGGTCCGCAAGCGCCCGGGGATGTACATCGGCTCCACGGACACGCGCGGCCTCATGCACTGCCTGTGGGAGATCGTCGACAACTCGGTCGACGAGGCGCTCGGCGGCTACTGCACCCGGATCGAGGTCGAGCTGCACCCCGACGGCTCGATCGAGGTGCGTGACAACGGGCGCGGCATCCCCGTCGACATCGAGCCCAAGAGCGGCCTGGCCGGCGTCGAGCTCGTCTACACGAAGCTCCACGCGGGCGGCAAGTTCGGCGGCGGCTCCTACGGCGCCTCCGGTGGTCTGCACGGTGTCGGCGCCTCGGTGGTCAACGCGCTGTCCTCCCGGGTGGACGTGGAGGTCGACCGCGACGGCAAGGTCCACCAGATCAGCTTCCGCCGGGGCGTGCCCGGCGTGTTCGACGGCGACGGCCCGACCGCCAAGTTCCGCAAGAAGTCCGGCCTGCGCGACGGCGGCCCGGCCCCGCGCCACGCCACCGGCACCCGCGTGCGTTTCTGGGCCGACCGGCAGATCTTCCTGCCCGAGGCGGAGGTCTCGCTCGACGAGATCCACGTGCGGCTGCGCCAGACGGCCTTCCTGGTGCCGGGGCTCACGCTCGTGGTGCGCGACGCCCGCGGCGAGGAACCGGCCGAGGAGACGTTCCGCTTCGACGGCGGCATCAGCGAGTTCACCGAGTTCCTGTCCCGCGACGAGGCCGTGTGCGACGTGCTGCGGCTGCAGGGCGAGGGCCACTTCCACGAGACGGTCCCCGTGCTCGACGAGCAGGGCCACATGACGCCGACGGAGGTCGAGCGGGAGCTCACCGTCGACGTCGCGGTCCGCTGGGGGAAGGGCTACGAGACGACCGTACGCTCGTTCGTGAACGTGATCGCCACGCCCAAGGGCGGCACCCACGTCGCGGGATTCGAGCGGGCTCTGGTCCGCACGATCAACGAGCAGCTCAGGGAGACCCGGCTGCTGAAGAACGGCGACGAGCCGGTGACCAAGGAGGACATCCTCGAAGGGCTGACCGCGGTCGTCACCGTGCGGGTGCCCGAGCCGCAGTTCGAGGGCCAGACCAAGGAGGTGCTCGGCACCTCCGCGGCCAGTCGCATCGTCGCCCATGTGGTCACCCGTGAGCTCAAGGCGCTGTTCGCGAACCCCAAGCGGGGGCAGAAGCAGCAGCTGCGCGCGGTGCTGGAGAAGGTCGTGGCCGCGGCCAAGGCCCGCATCGCCGCCCGCGAGCACCGCGACAACCAGCGGCGCAAGTCGGCCCTGGAAAACTCGGCGCTGCCCGCCAAACTGGTCGACTGCCGCAGCGACGACGTCGACCGCAGCGAGCTGTTCATCGTCGAGGGCGACTCCGCGCTGGGCACGGCCAAGCTCGCCCGCGACTCGGAGTTCCAGGCGCTGCTGCCGATCCGGGGCAAGATCCTGAATGTGCAGAAGGCGTCGGTCGCCGACATGCTCAAGAACGCCGAGTGCGCCGCGATCATCCAGGTGGTCGGCGCGGGGTCCGGCCGTTCGTTCGACATCGAGTCGGCCCGCTACGGCAAGATCATCCTGATGGCCGACGCGGACGTGGACGGCGCGCACATCCGCTGCCTGCTGCTCACGCTCTTCCACCGCTACATGAAGCCGATGGTCGAGGCCGGGCGGGTGTTCGCCGCGGTGCCGCCGCTGCACCGCATCGAGGTCACCAACCCCGGGCGTGGCCAGGACAAGTACATCTACACCTACAGCGACGCCGAGCTGCACAAGGTCCTGCGCGACCTGGAGCGGCGCGGCAAGCGCTGGAAGGACCCCGTGCAGCGTTACAAGGGCCTCGGTGAGATGGACGCCGATCAGCTCGCCGAGACGACCATGGACCCGCGCCACCGCGTCCTGCGCCGCGTGCGGATCGAGGACGTCGAGGACGCCGAGCGCATCTTCAACCTCCTCATGGGCAGCGATGTCGGCCCGCGCCGCGAGTTCATCATCGGCAGCGCCGCCGAGGTGGACCGCGACCACATCGACGCCTGA
- a CDS encoding DUF7455 domain-containing protein — protein sequence MTGALAPIKPLTALDRCDRCGAQAYIRATLPVGGELLFCAHHGRQHVAVLRDKGAEIQDESARLSESPATAPDGER from the coding sequence GTGACTGGAGCTCTCGCCCCCATCAAGCCGCTGACGGCCCTGGACCGGTGTGACCGGTGCGGTGCTCAGGCCTACATCCGCGCGACCCTGCCCGTGGGTGGGGAGTTGCTGTTCTGCGCCCACCACGGGCGTCAGCACGTGGCTGTGCTGCGCGACAAAGGTGCTGAGATCCAGGACGAGTCGGCCCGACTCAGTGAATCCCCCGCGACCGCCCCTGACGGCGAGCGCTGA
- a CDS encoding GNAT family N-acetyltransferase: MSEVSEEIARFDLLVDEAWPAPGRVEDGGWVYRHAGGVTKRANSVLPLGERADLPEAVDRAERFYAGIGQPCVFSVGMGASPGLDDELGRRGYRLVDPTLVMTRPITGDEAAAGAPVADRPSERWLHTWWTVDGGRHDETGGVPARTWGERILSGVPAGYVLLEEGAVGRAVPQGRRLGIYCMAVEPHVRRRGLGAAVLRTLLAWGRQRGADSAYLVVTEANTGARALYEREGFAVAGRYHYRVRS; this comes from the coding sequence GTGAGTGAGGTGAGCGAGGAGATCGCACGGTTCGACCTCCTGGTCGACGAGGCATGGCCGGCGCCGGGACGGGTCGAGGACGGGGGCTGGGTCTACCGGCACGCGGGCGGTGTGACGAAGCGGGCCAACTCGGTGCTGCCGCTGGGAGAGCGCGCGGATCTGCCGGAGGCGGTCGACCGGGCCGAGCGTTTCTACGCGGGCATCGGACAGCCCTGCGTGTTCTCGGTCGGCATGGGCGCCTCGCCCGGGCTCGACGACGAACTCGGCCGCCGGGGTTATCGGCTCGTGGACCCCACCCTGGTGATGACCAGGCCGATCACCGGCGACGAGGCCGCCGCCGGGGCTCCGGTGGCGGACAGGCCGTCGGAACGGTGGCTGCACACCTGGTGGACCGTGGACGGCGGGCGCCACGACGAGACCGGCGGGGTTCCGGCGCGGACGTGGGGCGAGCGCATCCTCAGCGGGGTGCCCGCCGGGTACGTCCTCCTGGAGGAGGGCGCGGTGGGACGGGCCGTGCCGCAGGGGCGCCGGCTCGGGATCTACTGCATGGCGGTCGAGCCGCACGTCAGGCGGCGCGGGCTGGGCGCGGCCGTGCTGCGCACCCTGCTCGCCTGGGGGCGGCAGCGTGGCGCCGACAGCGCCTACCTGGTGGTGACGGAGGCCAACACCGGCGCCCGCGCGCTCTACGAGCGTGAGGGATTCGCCGTCGCCGGCCGCTACCACTACCGGGTGCGGTCCTGA